One genomic segment of Terrihabitans soli includes these proteins:
- the rnhA gene encoding ribonuclease HI, translating to MSARVAIWTDGACSGNPGPGGWGVVMKFADTVKELSGGEQLTTNNRMELLAAIRALEALTRPVAVDLYTDSQYVRGGITEWMKGWKKNGWKTSDKKAVKNQELWEQLDKLTAKHEVAWHWVKGHANDPDNERADELARQGMAPFKPAK from the coding sequence ATGAGCGCGCGCGTTGCCATCTGGACGGACGGCGCTTGCTCGGGAAACCCCGGTCCCGGCGGCTGGGGCGTCGTCATGAAGTTCGCCGACACGGTGAAAGAATTGTCCGGCGGCGAACAGCTCACAACGAACAACCGGATGGAGCTTCTCGCGGCGATCCGCGCCCTCGAAGCGCTGACACGTCCCGTTGCGGTCGATCTTTACACCGACAGCCAATATGTGCGCGGCGGCATCACCGAATGGATGAAGGGCTGGAAGAAGAACGGCTGGAAGACGTCTGACAAGAAAGCCGTCAAAAATCAGGAGCTGTGGGAACAGCTCGACAAGCTGACCGCCAAACACGAAGTCGCCTGGCACTGGGTGAAGGGTCACGCCAACGATCCGGACAATGAGCGCGCCGACGAACTCGCGCGCCAGGGCATGGCGCCGTTCAAACCGGCGAAATAA
- a CDS encoding homoserine kinase has protein sequence MAVYTDVPEDDLARFLAAYDLGHHLTCKGIAEGVENSNFLLRTEGGQFILTLYEKRVKRESLPYFLGLMEHAAEHGITCPLPVKNRDGKVLGELCGRPAAIVTFLDGISRRRPTVEHAAQVGDALARFHNATFEFQMCRDNDLSLEGWQRLADGALDRANEVRTGLANAIAEELSYLSRNWPKTLPKGTIHADLFPDNVLFVEGRAPGLIDFYFACTDILAYDLSICLNAWCFEPDHSYNATKGRALLAAYHAARPLREDEIEALPLLARGSAMRFLLTRLIDWLSVPTGALVQPKDPLEYWRKLRFHQTVNSVASYGWEI, from the coding sequence ATGGCCGTTTACACCGACGTCCCGGAAGACGATCTCGCCCGTTTTCTCGCGGCTTACGATCTCGGCCACCATCTGACCTGCAAGGGCATTGCGGAAGGTGTCGAGAATTCGAACTTCCTTCTGCGCACCGAAGGCGGGCAATTCATCCTGACGCTCTATGAGAAGCGCGTGAAGCGCGAGAGCCTGCCCTATTTCCTCGGTCTGATGGAACACGCCGCCGAGCACGGCATCACCTGCCCGCTGCCGGTGAAAAACCGCGACGGCAAAGTGCTGGGCGAACTGTGCGGCCGTCCCGCCGCCATCGTCACCTTTCTCGACGGCATTTCGCGCCGCCGCCCGACCGTCGAACATGCGGCACAGGTCGGCGATGCGCTGGCGCGCTTTCACAACGCGACTTTCGAATTCCAGATGTGCCGCGACAACGATCTGTCGCTCGAGGGCTGGCAGCGCCTTGCGGACGGCGCACTCGACCGCGCCAATGAAGTGCGCACCGGGCTTGCGAACGCGATTGCCGAAGAGCTTTCATATCTGTCGCGCAATTGGCCCAAAACCCTGCCCAAGGGCACGATCCACGCCGATCTCTTTCCGGACAATGTTCTGTTCGTCGAAGGCCGCGCGCCGGGGCTGATCGATTTCTATTTCGCCTGTACCGACATTCTGGCCTACGATCTGTCGATCTGCCTCAACGCCTGGTGCTTCGAACCGGATCACTCCTATAACGCCACCAAAGGCCGCGCCCTTCTTGCCGCCTATCATGCGGCCCGGCCGCTGCGGGAAGACGAGATCGAGGCCCTGCCCCTCCTCGCCCGCGGCTCGGCCATGCGCTTTCTGCTGACGCGCCTGATCGACTGGCTTTCCGTTCCCACGGGCGCTCTCGTTCAGCCGAAAGACCCGCTCGAATACTGGCGCAAGCTGCGCTTTCATCAGACCGTCAACTCCGTCGCATCTTATGGGTGGGAAATATGA
- a CDS encoding EamA family transporter produces the protein MACYRLDGQASNSGQAVIPSEWYWAIFTVIAAAAQTLRNAAQRQVTGAAGVFGATLVRFLYGLPFAVLFFAAIVSVHGLPPEPDAAFWAWTVFGAVLQIVATGLLLAAMNERNFAVAIAYSRTEPVQIAIFGLIVLGDPLTLLLAVAILAATLGVLCLSWPKSGMKLETRPVVLGILAGSAFAMSAIGFRAAVQELDAPFTLAATTMLLTALIIQSILMTGFMLWRDRTGLSAVASAWKISLMAGAAGATATQLWFFAFALESAARVRTLGVIEILFAQIVSARLLREGATARELIGIALVIVGVVVVLNA, from the coding sequence ATGGCGTGTTATCGGCTCGACGGGCAGGCGTCAAACAGCGGGCAGGCCGTGATTCCCTCCGAATGGTATTGGGCGATTTTCACCGTCATCGCCGCGGCTGCACAGACTTTGCGCAATGCGGCACAGCGTCAGGTCACGGGTGCTGCCGGCGTGTTCGGCGCGACGCTGGTACGCTTTCTCTACGGCCTGCCGTTTGCGGTGCTGTTTTTCGCGGCGATTGTCTCGGTACACGGCTTGCCGCCGGAGCCCGATGCGGCATTCTGGGCGTGGACGGTGTTCGGCGCGGTCCTGCAGATCGTGGCGACTGGGCTTCTCCTTGCCGCCATGAACGAACGCAATTTCGCGGTCGCCATCGCCTATTCACGCACCGAGCCGGTGCAGATCGCGATTTTCGGCCTGATCGTTCTCGGCGATCCGCTGACTTTGCTGCTGGCGGTGGCCATCCTTGCGGCAACGCTCGGCGTGCTGTGCCTGTCCTGGCCGAAATCGGGGATGAAGCTCGAAACGCGTCCCGTGGTGCTCGGCATTCTGGCCGGCAGCGCCTTTGCCATGTCCGCCATCGGCTTTCGCGCTGCGGTCCAGGAACTCGACGCCCCCTTTACGCTCGCGGCGACGACGATGCTTCTCACCGCGCTCATCATTCAGAGCATTCTGATGACGGGCTTTATGCTGTGGCGCGACCGCACGGGCCTCAGCGCCGTGGCCTCGGCGTGGAAAATATCGCTCATGGCCGGAGCTGCGGGCGCCACCGCAACGCAGCTCTGGTTCTTCGCCTTTGCGCTCGAGAGCGCGGCGAGGGTGCGCACGCTCGGCGTGATCGAAATTCTCTTCGCGCAGATCGTCTCGGCGCGCCTTCTGCGCGAAGGCGCGACCGCGCGCGAGCTTATCGGCATCGCGCTGGTGATTGTCGGCGTTGTGGTGGTGCTTAACGCTTAA
- the ispH gene encoding 4-hydroxy-3-methylbut-2-enyl diphosphate reductase — translation MTNSKPPLKILLCAPRGFCAGVVRAIDVVEKALKLYGAPVYVRHEIVHNKYVVESLKRKGAVFVEELDEVPDNTQAPVIFSAHGVAKTIPAEAERRNFQILDATCPLVTKVHREAEIHFKRGKEIILIGHAGHPEVVGTIGQLPDGAVKLVQTVEDVDAFVPNDPDKLAFVTQTTLSVEETSGIIEALKRKFPNITVPHKEDICYATTNRQEAVKQIAHQCDAFITVGSPNSSNSQRLREVAEQRGVKVSRLVDGAHQIDWSEFQHIETLGISAGASAPEVLVEQIIDAFAERYDVEVETVAAVEENMFFPLPRPLRGMNVDAA, via the coding sequence ATGACGAACTCCAAGCCGCCTCTCAAGATTCTTCTGTGCGCGCCGCGCGGTTTCTGCGCCGGCGTCGTTCGCGCTATCGACGTGGTCGAAAAGGCCCTGAAGCTCTACGGGGCCCCGGTCTATGTCCGGCACGAGATCGTCCATAACAAATACGTCGTCGAGAGCCTGAAGCGCAAAGGCGCCGTCTTCGTCGAGGAGCTCGACGAGGTTCCGGACAACACCCAGGCCCCGGTCATCTTCTCCGCCCATGGCGTGGCCAAGACCATTCCCGCCGAGGCCGAGCGCCGGAATTTCCAGATTCTCGACGCCACCTGCCCGCTGGTGACCAAGGTTCACCGCGAGGCCGAAATCCATTTCAAGCGCGGCAAGGAAATCATCCTGATCGGCCATGCCGGCCATCCGGAAGTCGTCGGCACGATCGGCCAGCTGCCGGACGGCGCGGTCAAGCTCGTGCAGACCGTCGAAGATGTCGATGCGTTCGTCCCGAACGATCCGGACAAGCTCGCTTTCGTCACGCAGACCACTCTGTCGGTTGAGGAGACGTCGGGGATCATCGAAGCGCTGAAGCGCAAATTCCCGAACATCACCGTCCCGCACAAGGAAGACATCTGCTACGCGACGACGAACCGCCAGGAAGCGGTGAAGCAGATCGCCCATCAGTGCGATGCCTTCATCACCGTCGGTTCGCCCAACTCGTCGAACTCGCAGCGTCTGCGCGAAGTCGCCGAACAGCGCGGCGTCAAGGTTTCGCGCCTTGTCGACGGCGCGCATCAGATCGACTGGTCGGAATTCCAGCATATCGAAACGCTCGGCATTTCCGCCGGCGCCTCGGCTCCGGAAGTTCTCGTCGAACAGATCATCGACGCGTTCGCCGAACGCTATGATGTCGAAGTCGAGACCGTCGCTGCCGTGGAAGAGAACATGTTCTTCCCGCTGCCGCGCCCGCTGCGCGGCATGAATGTCGACGCCGCTTAA
- a CDS encoding site-specific DNA-methyltransferase produces the protein MDISEQRIILGDCIAELEKLPAASVDLVFADPPYNLQLQGTLHRPDQSLVDAVDDEWDQFASFEAYDAFTRAWLSAVRRVMKPNAAIWVIGSYHNIFRVGAILQDLGFWILNDVVWRKNNPMPNFRGRRFTNAHETMIWASRSPESKYTFNYEALKAGNEDLQLRSDWLLPICTGGERLKDKEGKKVHPTQKPEALIARVLMSSTKRGDTVLDPFSGSGTTAAVSKRLGRSCIGIERDPEYAAASRARLKGVETLPDEALAEIPAKREAPRVAFSSVVERGLLSPGAILVDSKKKVQALVRADGTIALGPSVGSIHKMGALAQNAEACNGWTYWHMETEQGLSPIDRLREQIRIEMAAIPA, from the coding sequence ATGGACATCTCCGAGCAGCGGATCATCCTTGGCGATTGCATCGCCGAATTGGAAAAGCTCCCGGCTGCCTCCGTCGACCTCGTTTTCGCCGACCCGCCCTATAACCTTCAGCTGCAGGGGACACTTCACCGTCCCGATCAGAGCCTCGTCGATGCCGTCGACGACGAATGGGACCAGTTCGCCAGCTTCGAAGCCTACGACGCGTTCACCCGCGCCTGGCTGTCGGCCGTGCGCCGGGTGATGAAGCCCAACGCCGCCATCTGGGTCATCGGCTCCTATCACAACATTTTCCGCGTCGGCGCGATCCTCCAGGACCTCGGCTTCTGGATTTTGAACGATGTCGTGTGGCGCAAGAACAATCCGATGCCGAATTTCCGCGGCCGGCGCTTCACCAATGCGCATGAGACCATGATCTGGGCCTCGCGCTCGCCGGAATCGAAATACACCTTCAATTACGAAGCGCTGAAGGCCGGCAATGAAGATCTTCAGCTGCGCTCCGATTGGCTCCTGCCGATCTGCACCGGCGGCGAGCGCCTGAAGGACAAAGAGGGCAAGAAGGTCCACCCGACCCAAAAGCCCGAAGCGCTGATCGCCCGCGTTCTGATGTCCTCCACCAAGCGCGGCGATACCGTGCTCGATCCTTTCTCCGGCTCCGGCACGACCGCAGCCGTTTCCAAGCGTCTCGGCCGGTCCTGCATCGGCATCGAACGCGATCCCGAATACGCGGCGGCGTCTCGCGCTCGGCTCAAAGGAGTCGAGACCCTCCCGGACGAAGCTTTGGCAGAAATCCCCGCCAAGCGTGAGGCGCCCCGCGTAGCGTTTTCTTCCGTCGTCGAACGCGGGCTTCTGTCGCCCGGTGCCATTCTCGTCGACTCGAAGAAGAAAGTTCAGGCGCTGGTGCGTGCCGATGGCACGATCGCGCTCGGCCCGTCCGTGGGTTCGATCCACAAAATGGGCGCGCTCGCCCAGAATGCCGAAGCCTGCAATGGCTGGACGTACTGGCATATGGAAACGGAGCAGGGGCTCTCGCCGATCGACCGCCTGCGCGAGCAGATTCGCATCGAAATGGCGGCAATTCCCGCTTAA
- a CDS encoding cation diffusion facilitator family transporter — protein sequence MSAHKLFRLALGSILVSLIVLGLKVLAYWLTGSVALYSDALESVINVVTAITAAAALWFSHQPADHNHPYGHGKAEYLSAVLVGVLITLAAISIARYAYYGFLDPKPMNAPFEGLAVNLAATVINVVWAFVLIRTGRRERSLALEADGKHIFTDVITSVGVFFGLVGAVVFDLPILDPIFAALVALNIVWMGVMLMRQSVGGLMDEAVASDTLAEIKAIISKEAEGAIEAHDIRTRQAGRNIFVEFHLVVPGTMSVSDAHDICDRIERAVEDGVEGTAVTIHVEPDNKAKHQGIVVI from the coding sequence ATGTCCGCGCACAAACTCTTCCGTCTCGCCCTCGGCAGCATTCTCGTCAGCCTGATCGTTCTCGGGCTGAAAGTGCTCGCCTATTGGCTGACGGGGTCGGTCGCCCTTTATTCGGATGCGCTCGAGAGCGTGATCAATGTCGTGACCGCGATCACGGCGGCGGCGGCTTTGTGGTTCAGCCATCAGCCGGCCGATCACAATCATCCCTATGGGCACGGCAAAGCGGAATATCTGTCGGCCGTTCTGGTCGGTGTTCTGATTACGCTCGCGGCGATCTCGATCGCCCGCTACGCCTATTACGGTTTCCTCGATCCCAAGCCGATGAATGCGCCGTTCGAGGGCCTTGCGGTCAATCTTGCCGCAACGGTGATCAACGTCGTCTGGGCGTTCGTGCTTATCCGCACCGGAAGGCGCGAACGGTCGCTGGCTCTGGAAGCCGACGGCAAGCACATTTTCACCGACGTCATTACATCGGTCGGCGTGTTTTTCGGCCTTGTCGGCGCCGTGGTGTTCGATCTGCCGATCCTCGATCCGATCTTTGCGGCGCTTGTCGCGCTCAATATCGTGTGGATGGGCGTCATGCTGATGCGCCAGAGCGTCGGCGGGCTGATGGATGAGGCGGTGGCGTCGGACACTTTGGCCGAGATCAAGGCGATCATCTCGAAGGAAGCCGAGGGCGCGATCGAAGCACACGATATCCGCACCCGTCAGGCGGGACGCAATATCTTTGTCGAATTCCATCTTGTCGTGCCCGGCACGATGAGCGTCTCGGACGCTCACGATATCTGCGACCGGATCGAGCGGGCAGTGGAGGACGGTGTTGAGGGCACGGCCGTCACGATCCATGTCGAGCCCGACAACAAGGCCAAGCATCAGGGCATCGTCGTTATTTAA
- the mutY gene encoding A/G-specific adenine glycosylase codes for MALAARKAQPKRPDPGALLAWYDRHRRRLPWRAEPGQSSDPYRVWLSEIMLQQTTVAAVGPYFHKFLGRFPNVTALADAPSDTVMRLWAGLGYYARARNLHACAKEVAARGGTFPDTEAGLLELPGIGPYTAAAIAAIAFNEKSTVVDGNVERVITRLYAVEEEMPRAKPIIRALTEPLVPSDRPGDFAQAMMDLGATICTPKSPACSLCPWTDPCEARALGIQESFPRKAAKGERPARFGAAFFVTRKDGAVLLRRRAEKGLLGGMTEIPGSDWLPKFDKQPALEQAPLKAEWRKLTGSVNHVFSHFSLELQVFAAEVAQKTRAPENCWWSQEVDAEALPSVMRKVVDLARR; via the coding sequence ATGGCCCTCGCCGCCCGCAAAGCCCAGCCGAAACGACCCGACCCCGGCGCCCTTCTGGCCTGGTATGACCGCCACCGCCGCCGCCTGCCCTGGCGCGCCGAGCCGGGGCAAAGCTCGGATCCCTATCGCGTCTGGCTGTCGGAAATCATGCTGCAGCAGACGACGGTCGCCGCCGTCGGCCCGTATTTCCACAAATTCCTCGGCCGCTTTCCCAATGTGACGGCGCTGGCGGATGCGCCGTCCGACACCGTCATGCGTCTATGGGCGGGGCTCGGCTATTATGCGCGCGCCCGCAATCTCCACGCCTGCGCGAAGGAAGTCGCGGCACGCGGCGGGACATTTCCGGACACGGAAGCGGGCCTGCTCGAGCTTCCCGGCATCGGCCCCTATACTGCGGCGGCGATTGCCGCCATCGCCTTCAATGAGAAATCGACCGTCGTCGACGGCAATGTCGAGCGCGTCATTACACGCCTCTACGCCGTCGAAGAGGAAATGCCGCGCGCCAAGCCCATTATCCGCGCGCTGACCGAACCTCTGGTGCCATCCGATCGCCCCGGCGATTTCGCGCAGGCGATGATGGATCTCGGGGCAACGATCTGCACGCCGAAAAGCCCCGCCTGCTCGCTCTGCCCGTGGACCGACCCGTGCGAGGCGCGGGCGCTCGGCATCCAGGAGAGCTTTCCGCGCAAAGCTGCGAAGGGCGAGCGCCCGGCGAGGTTCGGCGCGGCCTTTTTCGTGACGCGCAAGGACGGCGCGGTGCTGCTGCGGCGGCGCGCCGAGAAAGGCCTTCTCGGCGGCATGACGGAAATTCCGGGCTCCGACTGGCTGCCGAAATTCGACAAACAGCCTGCACTCGAGCAGGCGCCGCTGAAAGCTGAGTGGCGCAAGCTCACCGGTTCGGTGAACCATGTGTTCTCGCACTTCTCGCTGGAACTTCAGGTCTTCGCCGCCGAAGTCGCGCAAAAGACCAGAGCGCCGGAAAACTGCTGGTGGTCGCAGGAAGTCGACGCCGAAGCGCTGCCGAGCGTGATGCGGAAGGTGGTCGATCTGGCCCGCCGTTAA
- a CDS encoding DUF721 domain-containing protein, translating into MSAPSRKKRVTRTLAELTPGAMGDALAAQGFANGEILLRWPDIAGAELAERSEPIRLQWPRGAKSDKSERDPAVLHVQVESAFALELQMQSQVIIERINRYFGWRCVGSIKPKQGPIGRKKPAPAVLKPLNPEDEARIAKLTSGVEDSRLAEALQRLGRAVTGSQRR; encoded by the coding sequence ATGTCCGCACCCTCCAGGAAGAAGCGCGTCACCCGGACGCTGGCCGAGCTCACCCCCGGCGCGATGGGCGATGCTTTGGCCGCGCAGGGCTTCGCCAATGGCGAGATTCTCCTGCGCTGGCCGGATATTGCCGGCGCGGAACTGGCGGAGCGTTCGGAGCCGATCCGTCTCCAATGGCCGCGCGGTGCGAAAAGCGACAAAAGCGAACGCGATCCGGCGGTGCTTCATGTGCAGGTGGAAAGCGCCTTTGCGCTCGAACTGCAGATGCAGAGTCAGGTGATCATCGAGCGCATCAACCGCTATTTCGGCTGGCGGTGTGTGGGGTCGATCAAGCCGAAGCAGGGACCCATCGGCCGCAAAAAGCCCGCTCCCGCCGTGTTGAAACCGCTGAATCCTGAGGATGAAGCGCGCATCGCCAAGCTCACTTCGGGCGTCGAAGACAGCCGTCTTGCCGAGGCCCTTCAACGACTTGGCCGGGCCGTGACCGGATCACAACGGCGTTGA
- a CDS encoding DsbA family protein, with protein sequence MKRQTMIAVAAAAVIVAGIAGYFVYAIQSESGGSSLLPGAEQSEGPAQVSMEELLAPGPIPDHVLGPADAPVTVVEYASLTCSHCKAFHEETFSEVKKRYIDTGKIRFIFRDFPLDQFATAGAMLGRCAGEGKYFPIADAFFDQQDQLRAAPDPFVWLQSFAKQVGFTQESFEACLSNQSLTDNILAVRQRASEKFGVSSTPTFFFNGKVRRGGMTIEEFEQELGPLLKK encoded by the coding sequence ATGAAGCGCCAGACCATGATTGCCGTTGCCGCCGCCGCCGTGATTGTGGCCGGCATTGCGGGCTATTTCGTCTACGCCATCCAGTCCGAGAGCGGCGGCAGCTCGCTTTTGCCCGGCGCCGAGCAGAGCGAGGGCCCGGCGCAGGTCTCGATGGAAGAGCTGCTCGCGCCCGGCCCGATTCCCGATCATGTGCTCGGCCCGGCCGATGCGCCGGTGACGGTCGTCGAATATGCCTCGCTGACCTGCTCGCACTGCAAAGCCTTCCACGAAGAAACCTTTTCCGAGGTGAAGAAGCGCTATATCGACACCGGCAAGATCCGCTTCATTTTCCGCGATTTCCCGCTCGATCAGTTCGCGACCGCCGGCGCCATGCTGGGCCGCTGCGCGGGCGAGGGGAAATATTTCCCCATCGCCGACGCTTTCTTCGATCAGCAGGATCAGCTGCGCGCGGCTCCCGATCCCTTCGTTTGGCTTCAGTCTTTCGCCAAACAGGTTGGATTCACGCAGGAATCGTTTGAGGCTTGCTTGTCGAATCAAAGCCTCACCGACAACATTCTCGCCGTCCGCCAACGCGCGTCAGAGAAATTCGGGGTGAGTTCCACGCCGACCTTCTTCTTCAACGGCAAGGTCCGGCGCGGCGGAATGACCATCGAGGAGTTCGAGCAGGAGCTCGGACCCCTTCTGAAAAAGTAA